One region of Brachyhypopomus gauderio isolate BG-103 chromosome 9, BGAUD_0.2, whole genome shotgun sequence genomic DNA includes:
- the serpina10a gene encoding serpin peptidase inhibitor, clade A (alpha-1 antiproteinase, antitrypsin), member 10a: MDVFSILISAALLVASIQDESQTTDLQELAGHNLDFATGLYRKIASGSDDNVAVSPLSATLGLASLAEGARGDTRRQLLEALGLAPMERDGEPDRISTLLHQLWEVVAQVLATGLFTSQQAQADSGFSGQVKGSYGADVRAVDFTKAQAAKRDINEYVMGVTGRKITEVVNTVDPQSLLMLVTAAYFTGQWKFPFNVNFTQEDRFYVDKYHIVMAPMMIHSGKHYLAYDPELKVGILKLPCTDNTAMLVLLPDEEVDYTFIDEALTGEVFLRWVAKLKKTKLEIQLPRFSVEKSFSLKQSLNSLGVSTIFESSADLSGISDTPNLKVSEAVQKVLVAVDEKGGSDAQPFNNMFVDPLPPRLIFNRPFLFLIYHEDTKALLHMGRVVDPTRK; encoded by the exons ATGGATGTGTTTTCCATCCTCATTAGTGCCGCCCTCCTGGTTGCCAGTATTCAGGACGAGTCTCAAACCACCGACCTCCAGGAGTTGGCTGGCCACAACTTGGACTTCGCCACTGGGCTGTACCGCAAAATTGCCAGCGGCAGCGACGACAACGTGGCCGTCTCCCCTTTGTCAGCAACCCTGGGTCTGGCCTCCCTGGCGGAGGGAGCCCGGGGGGACACACGCAGACAGCTGCTGGAAGCCCTCGGCCTGGCCCCCATGGAGCGCGACGGAGAGCCAGACCGCATCTCCACGCTACTCCACCAGCTGTGGGAGGTGGTGGCTCAGGTCCTGGCCACCGGCCTCTTCACCAGCCAGCAAGCGCAGGCTGACTCCGGCTTCAGCGGCCAGGTGAAGGGGTCTTACGGTGCGGATGTGCGTGCTGTGGATTTCACCAAGGCCCAGGCAGCCAAACGGGACATCAATGAATATGTGATGGGTGTCACAGGGAGGAAGATCACGGAGGTGGTGAACACCGTGGATCCTCAGAGTTTGCTCATGCTTGTCACTGCTGCATACTTCACAG GACAGTGGAAGTTTCCGTTCAATGTCAACTTCACCCAGGAAGATCGGTTCTATGTTGATAAGTACCACATTGTCATGGCACCCATGATGATCCACTCAGGTAAGCACTACCTGGCCTATGACCCAGAGCTGAAAGTGGGGATCCTGAAGCTACCCTGCACCGACAACACCGCCATGCTAGTTCTTCTGCCCGATGAAGAGGTCGATTACACTTTTATTGACGAGGCTTTGACAGGGGAAGTTTTCCTCAGATGGGTCGCTAAGCTAAAGAAAAC GAAGTTAGAGATTCAGTTGCCCCGGTTCTCTGTGGAGAAGTCTTTCTCTCTGAAGCAGAGCCTGAACAGTCTGGGCGTTAGCACCATCTTTGAGAGCAGTGCAGATCTGTCCGGCATTAGCGACACGCCAAACCTGAAAGTCTCTgag GCAGTGCAGAAGGTCTTGGTAGCCGTGGATGAGAAAGGGGGCTCAGACGCCCAGCCCTTCAACAATATGTTTGTTGACCCTCTTCCTCCGAGACTTATTTTCAACCggcccttcctcttcctcatctatCATGAGGACACGAAAGCCCTACTGCACATGGGCCGGGTCGTGGACCCCACCAGGAAGTAG